From Deinococcus ruber, one genomic window encodes:
- the pgi gene encoding glucose-6-phosphate isomerase, with protein MPTKLTDRPAWKALQAHHEAVKNVHLRDLFAQDASRGERLTLEAAGLFLDYSKNRVTDETLRLLLDLARETGVESHRDAMFRGDTINTTEGRAVLHTALRAPRDAEIIVDGKNVVPDVHEVLDRMATFADQIRAGTWLGHTGKPIKNIVNIGIGGSDLGPVMAYRALEFYTQRNLTLRFVSNVDGTELVEAVHDLDPAETLFIVSSKTFTTQETMANAQSARAWTLAALHDDAAISRHFVAVSTNAQAVQKFGIDTANMFGFWDWVGGRYSMDSAIGLSLMIAVGPEQFRELLAGFHDMDEHFRTAPLEQNMPALMAVIGLWYDDFFDAQTLAVLPYDHYLSQFSAYLQQLDMESNGKHVTLDGQKVDYQTGPVIWGQPGTNGQHAFYQLIHQGTKLIPCDFIGFLRTLNPSTPPGMPAHHDLLMANVFAQTEALAFGKTLEEVQADGVKPEQVPHRVFEGNRPTNTLLADVLTPRILGALIALYEHKVFVQGAIWNINSFDQWGVELGKVLASKIVPELEAAAEPELKHDSSTNALIRRYRARKQGQ; from the coding sequence ATGCCTACCAAGCTCACCGACCGCCCCGCCTGGAAAGCCCTGCAAGCCCACCACGAGGCGGTAAAAAACGTGCATCTGCGCGACCTTTTCGCCCAAGATGCCAGCCGGGGCGAGCGCCTGACACTGGAGGCCGCCGGGCTGTTCCTCGATTACAGCAAGAACCGCGTGACCGATGAAACGCTGCGGCTGCTGCTCGATCTGGCGCGTGAAACCGGCGTGGAATCGCACCGAGACGCCATGTTCCGGGGCGACACCATCAACACCACCGAGGGCCGCGCCGTGCTGCACACCGCCCTGCGTGCCCCGCGTGACGCCGAAATTATCGTGGACGGCAAAAACGTGGTGCCAGACGTGCATGAAGTGCTGGACCGCATGGCGACCTTTGCCGACCAGATTCGGGCGGGAACGTGGCTGGGGCATACCGGAAAGCCCATCAAGAACATCGTGAATATCGGCATCGGCGGCTCTGATCTGGGGCCGGTCATGGCGTACCGGGCGCTGGAGTTTTACACCCAGCGCAACCTGACGCTGCGCTTCGTGTCGAATGTGGACGGCACCGAACTGGTCGAAGCGGTACACGACCTCGACCCCGCCGAAACGCTGTTTATCGTGTCGTCCAAGACCTTTACCACTCAGGAGACGATGGCGAACGCTCAGAGCGCCCGTGCCTGGACACTTGCCGCCCTGCACGACGACGCGGCGATTTCGCGGCATTTCGTGGCGGTTTCCACCAATGCCCAGGCCGTGCAGAAGTTCGGCATCGACACCGCCAACATGTTCGGCTTCTGGGACTGGGTGGGCGGGCGCTACAGCATGGACAGCGCCATTGGCCTGAGCCTGATGATCGCGGTGGGGCCAGAGCAGTTCCGCGAGCTGCTGGCAGGCTTTCACGACATGGACGAGCATTTCCGCACCGCGCCGCTCGAACAGAACATGCCCGCGCTCATGGCGGTCATCGGCCTGTGGTACGACGATTTCTTTGACGCGCAGACGCTGGCGGTACTGCCCTACGACCATTATCTGTCGCAGTTTTCGGCGTACCTGCAACAGCTCGACATGGAAAGCAACGGCAAGCACGTCACGCTCGACGGCCAGAAGGTGGACTATCAGACTGGCCCGGTCATCTGGGGGCAGCCCGGCACCAACGGTCAGCACGCTTTCTATCAGCTGATCCACCAGGGCACCAAGCTGATTCCCTGCGATTTCATCGGCTTTCTTCGCACGCTCAATCCCAGCACGCCCCCCGGCATGCCCGCCCACCACGATCTGCTGATGGCGAACGTGTTCGCGCAGACCGAGGCGCTGGCGTTCGGCAAGACGCTGGAAGAGGTGCAGGCCGACGGCGTGAAGCCCGAGCAGGTGCCGCACCGCGTTTTCGAGGGGAACCGCCCCACCAATACGCTGCTGGCCGACGTGCTCACGCCGCGCATTCTGGGCGCACTCATCGCGCTGTACGAGCACAAGGTCTTCGTGCAGGGCGCGATCTGGAATATCAACAGTTTCGATCAGTGGGGCGTCGAGCTGGGCAAGGTGCTGGCAAGCAAGATCGTGC
- a CDS encoding ATP-binding protein: MDLSRAFFKELIANALIHQDFSITGAGPTIEIFSNRIDISNPGTPLVEVLRLIDQPPRSRNEKIAAFMRRINYCEERGSGIDKVVTEAELYQLPPPNFRISGENMISTLYSPKSLQEMDTTERIRACYQHAALSFIMDKRVTNTTIRDRFGIEQQNYPAASKILGETVIAKLIKIYDNNVPKNQRSYVPYWA, translated from the coding sequence ATCGATTTATCCAGAGCTTTCTTTAAGGAATTAATAGCAAACGCGCTTATACATCAGGATTTTAGTATAACTGGTGCTGGGCCAACGATTGAAATATTTTCTAATAGGATAGATATATCGAATCCGGGCACTCCTTTGGTAGAAGTTCTGAGATTAATAGATCAACCGCCACGTTCTAGAAACGAGAAAATAGCTGCTTTTATGCGGCGGATAAATTACTGCGAAGAGCGAGGAAGTGGAATTGATAAAGTGGTCACAGAAGCTGAATTATATCAGCTTCCACCTCCAAATTTTCGTATATCTGGAGAAAATATGATTTCTACTCTATATTCACCTAAATCTCTTCAGGAAATGGATACTACGGAAAGAATTAGAGCTTGTTATCAGCACGCTGCTCTTTCTTTTATAATGGATAAGCGCGTTACAAATACTACTATAAGAGATAGATTTGGTATTGAGCAACAGAATTATCCGGCAGCATCTAAGATACTAGGCGAAACTGTAATTGCTAAGCTTATTAAAATATATGATAATAATGTTCCCAAGAATCAGCGTAGCTATGTACCTTATTGGGCGTAG